The following nucleotide sequence is from Apium graveolens cultivar Ventura chromosome 4, ASM990537v1, whole genome shotgun sequence.
aaagatacaaacatgagtagaagttactctcagagatcctttcattttgacagacaaaccatatgaagaaatcaaacaaaagcaccttgaaaAAGTGCTATCTGCTCAAATtgtcatggatactcatgatgaagatgaagtaaaagagaaattgatcatgtttctcaatgatggcagaacttacagactaacagattctgatgtgctaaagaagtctgtcaaagagcttcaacatattcactatcttctggaagtaaaatctgatgttacaagaagatggtcagattacattttaaaggctataagagatcttctcagaatctctggtgTAAAAGCTTCCGAATACATTCCAAAAATcactgaggatgatggaagagaaattcctatgaggaagaattctgctaaggtagaagtaattctgaaaggaagatgcgTATACTACAATaaagactcttcacatcccagagttatcagacttggagatggacttgaaagaacatcaattcatgcactcagagcagccatttatcagattggtaaTAATGAAGATAAAGAACTGATGGAAGTCAAAGCACaattagttgaagttctgagaaatgtTGAGGACAAGCTGGTAACAGACTTTACAAGGAGTCACTTTGGATTCAcattgatccagtgatattggtaaagctacatgtactgtaagttgtatttagttgttTCAAATAAcatctcattgcatttgtacttaatgtttttgacatcatcaaatctattaacttgtatatttttcataatttataagttgggggagattgttaaatatatttgtgatgtcatctctaatctgatttgtttagtttcagaacttattatcagaatatcagaacttatctggaaatcagaacttactgaagacaggaagttatcagaacttaaggcgtcagaacttatatcagaacttaagtacggatacacttcagggatgaaaagtggctgatttacaggagagggtctggattaaacaagtaaagatatgcatgaagaattggacagctataggactgcagtagataatctctgattaatatattctaggaaacagaatcattatcatatcaattggtagttatcttgtaactgtgtaatatataaacccagcttagggtttacactagatgtgttatcattctcgagaatattattaattataaccctagcagctcttagtgatatcatacatcaccgagagagtagattaaacctactgtaacagagtttgatatattgaataaacttgttttctgttacatacttatgttcataatcgaattgattgtagattctatattcaacccccttctatactatcattgaggcctaacaatatatatatatatatatatatccagaTATATTCTGATATTGGGTTACATCAAATCATACTGATTATTCCGGTTACTCATCTGTGCACTGGATGGTGATGGTGAGGATCTGGTTACACTTGATCCTATGCGCCAGGAATTAACCAGACCCCTATtttgggccgtagagcctggatACCCGAATGGATCTGTACATAAAGGTATAGATTTGCATTGTATCCTGACTGATTAGCAGGATAtgggtgcgaacttgtgtccagtctagtttattgataatcGTCGATAATGGCCTTCATTCTCCTTTGCAGAAATACATAGTTACAAATACAATcaaattaccggttcatttagctTTCTTATATTACTGtatatatattgtggacttgctGAGTAAATTATGGCTCACCCATTTTTGTCGTTATTCACTTTGTATTTTTCAGTCTAGAAGAGAATTAAACCTATTCGGgctcgagtggtaaagaagcgtatcaagcagcgggaccctcgAGTACCAAAGGTGCTAATCCCGATAAAAAAGGAGAGCTTTGAGCCACCTGAGCAAGTGTAGTATAGATAGATGTGGTGTGTGTTtgaaataaaatgaatttagtttaaaacatgtttagataatggtttgtaataagaGAGGTCTGTGAGATTTAAAATTTGGGTTATAATAAAGATTGTGCGTTATTCTTGTTTTCATACCTCAACCTTAAAAAATCCTGGATAGATGTAAAGGGCTTAGATATATGTTTGCATAATTGTTATACATGTTTGTATTATGTTGGTGATTAAcaagtaacccccagatctagaccccggatttggagggcgttacagtttggcatcagagctgtaggttttgGTCCCTGAAAGAAGAATATTTGGATTAAGATAAGACatgaagatcacataagataggaataggaTTTTTAGGGTGTAGATAGCTTTTAGGATTAAGAATTTATAAGTTCTAGGAGTGCTAAGTGACCCTATCATGTCTTGTGTTTTGGTTGTATTATCAGATGGCGTCATCATCATCCGAGAGGACAGTGACAGGACCAGTAGCTCTGGTAGTCACACAAGTGTCAGTAGAGGCCCCAGTACAGATACCACCGGCATAGATACCCCAGGAGTCAGTACCAGCACCGAAGCAGTTACCGGATCCTGTAGAGATGTTTAGTCCGATGGAGTTTTTTGAGCCATTGCTACCACCCGCACTACCTCTGCAGTACCAGTTTATCCCTGAGGCAGAGCCAGAGCTTCCACCAGTTGCAATTCCACTTCCTTTACCTGTGTATGCTCCAGCTCTGGAAATATTTCAGATGGCCCCTGttgaggggatgggagagcacgATATAGGTTTACAGTTGGGATTGCCACAGCAAGATGTTGCTGGGATACAAAGAGTTCCGTCTCAAGAGTCAGTTGGTCAGGTTAGAGAGCCGCACAATGTGCCTTATCATGAGTATAGTGTCATGAGGGAGGAGGTGCATTATTATAGATCCCAGTATCATGAGATTATAGAATTATTTTATCAGAGGGATAGAGGACATTTATCAAGACTTCAGCCAGATTACTTATTGAGACAGAGACTTCAGCAAACCGTCTATAGCGGTTCTCTTGAGGTAGATTCATTGATTCATGATGGGACCCATACATATGCAGAGTTTCATAGAGCCACTTGTCTTGCTCAGTCTGTTCCTGAGATCCTTTGACGGGAGTTATACCGTATTCTGCCAGGGTTCTGATGTATGACTGTTAGACCGGATTTTTGTAGTATATGTGATatatgtatatagaggcagctaTAGTATGGTGACATTAGATATATGTGTAGTACTCAGTTTTGATTAGCATCGGTTATGATGGACTTTTCTATCAAGTACTAACACCTGATGCCAGTGTTTGTTATATATAATAAACTTTTTTCAACCTTTTTCTTTCATTTACTTAAATTTTCAGTCATTACAGTATTTACATTTACTTTACTATTTTACCGTCTTTTCATTTCTTTAAATTCTATTTAATTTTGAAAAGATAAATGAAATGTTTAAAATAATGTTATTAGTCTATTTATTTAACATTTTATATTGTATCAAATGATTTGCCTAAAATCCTAAATTGTTTAAAATTCTTGTTTTAATATCAGTCAAATTGTTTCTTCATTCACTATCAACtgtttaataaaatcattaaAATAACTATTTGTCTTAGTATCAAAAAAAaggcaccaaaaagaaagaacATAACTGAGACATCAAACAGCAATTCTGAGGAACAGAATAATtataccatgaaccaaatgttccatctgatgcaataACATATAGTAATGATGCAACAGCAAATGTAGCAGCAACAATAACAGTTTCAACaaaaaatgttacaacaaccacccAGTCCTGAACCACAAATACCACCAGTTGTGCATGTTGTTACTTTTAAACAGTTTCAATCAGTCAAGCATCCAGAATTTCCGGGCACGGTGGATCCTACTAAAGCTAGGGCCTGGCTAAAAGAGATAGAAAAAGCATTTGCATTAGTAAAAGTTGAAGAAGatcagaagactgattttgctagctatttcctgaagggagaagctaattattggtgggaatccaagaAAGCTTTAGAAGGTAAAGGTATCGTGACTTGGGATAGGTTCACTGAATTGTTTCTTGAGAagtattttcctcgttttatgaagatTCAGATggaaataaagttcttggaattgaagcaagggaacatgtcagtgagtgaatatgaagccaagtttacagaattggctaggtttgttctgGAACAGGTGGATATGAAAAAcgggctaagagattccagcagggatTGCAGCCATGGATTCATAACAGAGTGGCAGTATTTGTACTTACGACATATACGGTCGTGGTTCAGAAAGCCATGATTATCGAAGGTGAAAGTGAAATATCCTAAAAGGAAAAGGGATAAGGAAATTTTCGAAACCATTTCAATAAAAAATCGGGATTACAAGCCCggacaaatatgaattttaaaaggatagaaCAAGGCAATCAGAGAGCAGGTAATCATTTTCAAACCCCAAACCAGCAGAGGATTATCAGACCACCATTATCATACTGTAAGACAAGTGGTTAGAAACATACGAACGTCTGTAACAAGGCAAATATGACATGCTTTAAGTGTAAACAGAAAGTGCACTACTCCAATGAATGCCCAACAAGCAAGGTAGATGTTACATGTTTTCGGTGTAGGAGGAAAGGGCATGTTGCCAGGGATTATAGAGGGCCAGCGATGGCAGCTAGTGTTCCAAAAATATTGGCACTACCTCCACCACCACAGCAGGGTCAGCCTAAAGCTAGAACCTTTAATATGATAATAAAGGAAGCTGTGCATagtccaagtgtgattgcaggtacgctttctgtgaATGCGGTTAAtgcaaaagtattgattgattttgGAGCAAAGAGATCTTTTAATTCTGAAGAATTTATTGATAAGATATATTGTGAAATGCAACGGTTGGGCGAGACGATAATAttaaaattagcgaatgacgaccagGTTCCTGTAGATCGGGTATGTCCAGAATGTGATATCGAAATAGCAAGACATCATTTCTCAattgacttgataccttttaagttagcagagtttgatgttattctacGAATAGATTGGTTAGTcggtaataatgctcagattgattgtgcgAACAACAAAGTGAAATTACGAACCGCGGataatgcaacggtaatatttagAAGTGAGAAACAGCAGAAAAAGTTCCTGACAATGATGCAGACTTAACGATTGTTACGTCAAGGATGTAAAGCTTATTTGGCTTATGTATTGGATACTGAAAAGGAAAGTCCGAGAATTGAAGACATTCCCGTTGTGTGTGAGTTTCCGGATCTTTTTTCAGATGAAATTCCAGTATTACCGTTATATCGAAGAATCGAATTTATTATTGATTTAGTATCAGGCACAGAACTAGTTTCAAAAACTCTGTATCGGATGACACCAAttgaaatgaaagagttggtgatatcagcaatataaatgaactagtcaagaaagatcttgtgagaggaattccaaaatcattatttgctcctgatggtctttgtgattcatgtcaaaaggcaaaataaagaaaatcttcattcaagagcaagactgaatcttcaattcttgagccttatcaccttctacatgttgatctatttggtccagtgaatgtcatgtctattgcaaagaagaaatatgttatggtcatagtggatgagttcactagatacacatgggtgtatttcttgcacacaaaaagtgaaactgcatctatcttgattgatcatgtcaaacaactggataaattggtcaaagactctgtgaaaatcataagaagtgataatggcactgagttcaagaatttgattatggaagagttctgcaaagaccatggaatcaagcaggaattttctgctcttggaactccacagcaaaatgaagttgttgaaagaaagaatagaactcttattgaagctgcatgaactatgcttgatgaagcaaagttaccaacctacttttgggatgaagctttgcagactgtttgttttactcagaatgcaacacttatcaacaagcatggaaagacaccatatgagaaggtgaagaaaaagaagccaaatctgaagtactttcatgtatttggatgcaagtgttttgttcttacgactcatcctgaacagctatccaattttgatctaaaagctgatgaaggaatttttgttggatatccactttccacaaaagccttcagagtctacaatttaagaacaagggttgtcatggaatctatcaatgtctcttttgatgataagaagattactggacttgaagatttcaatgatcatgatcagctgagatttgagaatgaagttttaaattctgattctctGAATCCTGACAGTttaaatcctgaaagtctaaatTCCGACAGACTAAATCCTGATgctgcaaattctgatggattaaactctgatgtcattgaaattgtggtgactatgccaaagaaaaatgcacctgtgcagggggagcatattgaaaatccaaccacatcttaagaagcatcagaacctagaacaggctcttgaagttctgattcgtcaagttctgatggggcaagttctgataattctggaaactcaaattctgattcatcaagttctgatgggacaaattctgataattctagaaactcaaattctgaaggatccaactcagagagcataatttcagggggagcatcagagaatgttgatggagacagcatggattaatctttctcagactaaagcacatacacctgacttgattataGGAGATCCTGAGAACTAGAACAGTAaaatcaaatgaatgtctctatcactcttttctttctcagactaaaccaaagaaagtggaagaagctcttcaagatgctgattgggtgcaagca
It contains:
- the LOC141719132 gene encoding uncharacterized protein LOC141719132; translation: MTCFKCKQKVHYSNECPTSKVDVTCFRCRRKGHVARDYRGPAMAASVPKILALPPPPQQGQPKARTFNMIIKEAVHSPSVIAGTLSVNAVNAKVLIDFGAKRSFNSEEFIDKIYCEMQRLGETIILKLANDDQVPVDRVCPECDIEIARHHFSIDLIPFKLAEFDVILRIDWLVGNNAQIDCANNKVKLRTADNATVIFRSEKQQKKFLTMMQT